In one bacterium genomic region, the following are encoded:
- a CDS encoding integrase core domain-containing protein, translating to HRILLEEWAYIRPWGSEDERTAAYAGFIHFYNHHRSHGALGWATPTSVIRDNLPAMHT from the coding sequence CACCGGATCCTGCTGGAGGAATGGGCCTACATCCGCCCCTGGGGCTCAGAAGACGAACGAACCGCCGCCTACGCCGGGTTCATCCACTTCTACAATCACCACCGATCCCACGGAGCGCTCGGCTGGGCCACCCCCACCAGCGTCATCAGGGACAACCTCCCCGCGATGCACACCTAG